The proteins below come from a single Euleptes europaea isolate rEulEur1 chromosome 5, rEulEur1.hap1, whole genome shotgun sequence genomic window:
- the LOC130477490 gene encoding mannose-binding protein-like — protein MHILQLFTALVVGTSLGCTAASEASEVNTCTVMACGNPGLNGLPGRDGRDGAKGEKGDQGAGQKGQQGFPGKAGPPGLEGPMGTPGLVGHKGQKGETAATDTFQRQVQALENRFQALQAEFNSYKQAVLLQGLTVGQKTFISTHQHETFASGRARCAKAGAALPCPMNAAENAAVQELAKRGSKFAFLNINDIQTEGSFVCANGAAVRYTHWKKGEPNNYNGVEDCVIIIPENAQWNDFSCDQSGLIICEF, from the exons ATGCATATACTCCAACTGTTCACTGCCCTGGTGGTGGGAACCTCTCTGGGGTGCACAGCAGCTTCTGAAGCTTCTGAAGTGAACACATGCACAGTGATGGCATGTGGCAATCCAGGACTCAATGGTTTACCAGGCAGAGATGGAAGGGATGGCGCCAAAGGAGAGAAGGGAGACCAAG GGGCTGGACAGAAAGGCCAACAGGGTTTCCCTGGAAAGGCTGGACCTCCAGGCCTAGAGGGCCCAATGGGAACACCAGGACTTGTGGGTCATAAAGGACAAAAGGGAGAAACAGCAG CTACTGACACCTTCCAGCGGCAAGTGCAGGCTCTGGAAAACAGATTCCAGGCTCTTCAAGCTGAATTTAACAGTTACAAACAAG CGGTGTTATTGCAGGGGTTGACGGTTGGACAGAAAACTTTCATTTCAACTCACCAGCACGAGACTTTCGCTAGCGGCAGAGCCCGGTGTGCCAAAGCAGGAGCGGCCCTGCCCTGCCCCATGAACGCCGCCGAGAACGCCGCTGTTCAGGAACTAGCAAAGAGAGGTTCCAAGTTCGCTTTCCTCAATATAAACGACATCCAGACAGAGGGCAGTTTTGTCTGTGCGAATGGAGCAGCAGTAAGGTACACCCACTGGAAAAAGGGAGAACCCAACAACTACAACGGAGTGGAGGATTGTGTTATTATCATACCTGAAAATGCGCAGTGGAACGACTTCAGCTGTGACCAGAGCGGTCTGATCATTTGTGAATTCTGA